In Lycium ferocissimum isolate CSIRO_LF1 chromosome 11, AGI_CSIRO_Lferr_CH_V1, whole genome shotgun sequence, a single genomic region encodes these proteins:
- the LOC132037338 gene encoding subtilisin-like protease SBT1.8, which translates to MGPSSLLCFTIISFFLIFQPCFSKKTYIVHMKHHQKPLSFSTHQDWYSSQVKSLSSTTSESTLLYSYDTAYPGFAASLDPNEAEQLRQSDDVVGVYEDTVYTLHTTRTPEFLGLDNELGLWAGHTPQELNNAAQDVVVGVLDTGVWPESESFNDIGMPDVPSRWKGECESGPDFDPKKHCNKKLIGARFFAKGYRMSSSAFTNQPRQPESPRDQDGHGTHTASTAAGAPVVNASLLGYASGTARGMAPRARVATYKVCWPTGCFGSDILAGMDRAILDGVDVLSLSLGGGSGPYYRDTIAIGAFTAMERGIVVSCSAGNSGPAKASLANTAPWIMTVGAGTIDRDFPAFAVLGNGKKLTGVSLYSGNGMGKKMVALVYNTDSSGSLCLPGSLDPKNVRGKIVVCDRGTNARVEKGLVVKEAGGVGMILANTVESGEEMVADSHLLPALAVGRKVGDFVRQYVKNEKNPMAVLSFGGTVVNVKPSPVVAAFSSRGPNTVTPQIMKPDVIGPGVNILAAWSEAIGPTGLEKDTRRTEFNIMSGTSMSCPHISGLAALLKAAHPDWSPSAIKSALMTTAYVRDATNSPLRDAEGGQLSTPWAHGSGHVDPHKALSPGLVYDIAPSDYIKFLCSLDYELSHIQAIVKSPNVTCAKKFADPGQINYPSFSVLFGKSRVVRYTRAVTNVGAAGSVYEVVVDAPPTVSVTVKPSKLVFKRVGQRLRYTATFVSKKGVSTMTKSAFGSIFWNNAQNLVRSPVSYSWSQLFN; encoded by the exons ATGGGTCCTTCTTCTTTACTCTGTTTCACCATCATTTccttttttctgatttttcaacCATGTTTTTCCAAGAAAACTTACATTGTTCACATGAAACACCACCAAAaacctctttctttttcaaccCATCAAGATTGGTACTCATCTCAAGTCAAATCCCTCTCTTCTACAACATCTGAGTCCACCCTTCTTTATTCTTATGACACAGCTTATCCTGGTTTTGCTGCTTCTCTTGACCCAAATGAAGCAGAACAGCTTCGACAGTCAGATGATGTTGTTGGGGTGTACGAGGATACTGTTTACACACTTCATACAACAAGAACACCTGAGTTTCTTGGGCTTGATAATGAGTTAGGTTTGTGGGCTGGTCACACCCCACAGGAACTCAACAACGCTGCTCAAGATGTTGTTGTTGGCGTACTCGATACCGGAGTTTGGCCTGAATCTGAGAGTTTTAATGACATTGGTATGCCTGATGTGCCTTCTAGATGGAAAGGTGAATGTGAATCAGGACCTGATTTTGACCCGAAGAAACATTGCAACAAGAAATTAATTGGTGCTAGATTTTTCGCTAAAGGTTATCGTATGTCATCGAGTGCATTTACAAACCAACCAAGACAACCTGAGTCACCACGTGACCAAGATGGTCATGGGACACACACAGCTAGTACTGCTGCTGGTGCACCCGTGGTCAATGCTAGTCTCCTTGGTTACGCTAGTGGCACAGCGCGTGGTATGGCACCACGCGCGCGTGTAGCTACTTATAAGGTTTGTTGGCCTACTGGTTGTTTCGGGTCGGATATATTAGCGGGTATGGATCGTGCTATATTGGATGGTGTTGATGTGTTGTCTTTGTCTTTGGGTGGTGGGTCTGGTCCTTATTATAGGGATACTATTGCTATTGGTGCTTTTACTGCGATGGAGAGAGGTATTGTTGTGTCTTGTAGTGCTGGAAATAGTGGACCTGCTAAAGCATCCCTTGCAAATACCGCTCCATGGATAATGACTGTTGGCGCTGGAACTATTGACCGTGATTTCCCAGCCTTTGCTGTTTTAGGTAACGGGAAAAAGTTAACCGGGGTTTCTTTATATAGCGGAAATGGTATGGGGAAAAAGATGGTCGCGTTAGTTTATAATACGGATAGTAGTGGTAGTCTTTGTTTGCCAGGTTCACTTGACCCGAAAAACGTACGTGGGAAAATAGTTGTGTGTGATAGAGGGACTAATGCTAGGGTAGAAAAGGGGCTAGTTGTTAAAGAAGCTGGTGGGGTTGGTATGATATTAGCGAATACTGTTGAGAGTGGTGAGGAAATGGTGGCAGATAGTCATTTGTTGCCTGCATTGGCGGTAGGAAGGAAAGTGGGGGATTTTGTAAGACAATATGTGAAGAATGAGAAGAATCCGATGGCGGTGTTAAGTTTTGGTGGGACTGTGGTGAATGTGAAACCGTCACCGGTGGTGGCAGCGTTTAGTTCAAGAGGGCCTAATACTGTGACACCACAGATAATGAAGCCTGACGTAATTGGACCTGGTGTGAATATTTTGGCTGCTTGGTCTGAGGCTATTGGACCTACTGGACTTGAGAAGGACACCAGAAGGACCGAGTTCAACATCATGTCTG GCACATCCATGTCATGTCCTCATATTAGTGGACTAGCTGCATTGCTTAAAGCAGCACATCCGGATTGGAGCCCAAGCGCCATCAAATCAGCACTTATGACAACTGCGTATGTTCGTGACGCCACCAACTCCCCTCTTCGTGATGCCGAAGGTGGTCAACTCTCCACTCCATGGGCTCATGGATCAGGTCATGTTGATCCCCACAAGGCACTCTCCCCAGGTCTCGTCTACGATATTGCCCCATCGGACTACATCAAGTTCTTATGCTCCTTGGACTATGAGTTGAGCCACATACAAGCCATTGTCAAAAGCCCGAATGTCACTTGTGCTAAGAAATTTGCAGATCCCGGGCAGATCAACTACCCTTCATTCTCAGTTTTGTTCGGGAAATCAAGGGTTGTTCGTTACACCCGTGCTGTGACCAATGTGGGAGCTGCTGGATCCGTTTATGAGGTAGTCGTTGATGCTCCCCCAACCGTTTCTGTGACCGTGAAGCCATCAAAGCTTGTATTCAAAAGGGTAGGACAGAGGCTGCGCTACACCGCGACATTTGTGTCCAAGAAGGGTGTTAGCACGATGACCAAGAGTgcgtttggttcgattttttggAATAATGCTCAGAACCTAGTTAGGAGTCCAGTCTCATATTCTTGGTCACAGCTATTTAACTGA